A genomic segment from uncultured Desulfuromonas sp. encodes:
- the raiA gene encoding ribosome-associated translation inhibitor RaiA: MQIAVTFRHMDTSEPVRNYVEEKLVRVNKYIEEPIDAQVVLTVEKKIRHNAEVALVAKGITIKASAEVTDDMYAAIDAVVDKLERQLKRYKEKLKRHASRKGKERDLTKTIFEAASVDEGHPEPKVIRSHSFSIKPMSVDEAVMQMDLLQKEFLVFTDDNTEEVNVIYRRKDGNYGLIVPKS, encoded by the coding sequence ATGCAAATTGCAGTCACGTTCCGTCATATGGATACCAGCGAGCCCGTTCGTAATTATGTTGAAGAGAAACTGGTTCGTGTAAATAAGTATATTGAGGAACCTATTGATGCACAGGTCGTTTTGACCGTTGAGAAAAAAATTCGTCACAATGCTGAAGTGGCCCTGGTCGCTAAAGGGATCACCATCAAGGCCTCTGCTGAAGTAACCGATGACATGTATGCGGCGATTGATGCCGTTGTCGACAAGCTTGAGCGTCAGCTCAAGCGTTACAAGGAAAAACTCAAGCGTCATGCGAGCCGTAAAGGTAAAGAACGCGATCTGACCAAAACCATTTTTGAGGCTGCCAGTGTCGATGAAGGGCATCCCGAGCCCAAAGTGATTCGCAGCCACAGTTTTTCCATCAAGCCGATGTCGGTCGATGAAGCGGTCATGCAAATGGACCTGCTGCAGAAAGAATTTCTGGTCTTTACTGACGACAACACGGAAGAGGTCAACGTGATTTACCGTCGTAAAGATGGTAACTACGGTTTGATTGTCCCGAAAAGCTAA
- a CDS encoding PTS system mannose/fructose/sorbose family transporter subunit IID produces MVVESVTKVRLCVLSFRCLLVQCSWNFKQFQGLGWVYVLLPELRRLYPDRVLRPIVQRYLGYFNSNVFLIPTIAAAVLSLERKQRLEEPVPMSPQAFSEAVMAPFAAAGDAFFWGGLRPLCCVTAVSVGYLGYWWSPVLFLVLFNVPVFFFRIVGPWLGYQQGVMVVQLLQTCRIADVALVLKRITIVILGALMAVLCHKTGFDSLAGGFVVPVALLCVLTCTLLFRKGLPLYLVLFSLLAGVSVIDHFFL; encoded by the coding sequence ATGGTTGTCGAGTCGGTGACGAAAGTCCGTTTATGTGTTCTGAGCTTCCGCTGCTTATTGGTGCAGTGCTCGTGGAACTTTAAACAGTTTCAAGGGCTTGGTTGGGTTTATGTTCTTTTGCCTGAGTTGCGCCGACTTTACCCGGACCGTGTTTTGCGTCCTATTGTGCAACGTTATCTGGGTTACTTTAACAGCAATGTCTTCCTGATCCCGACAATTGCAGCTGCTGTGTTATCCCTTGAACGGAAACAGCGCCTTGAGGAGCCGGTCCCCATGTCGCCTCAGGCTTTTTCTGAAGCCGTGATGGCGCCTTTTGCCGCTGCTGGCGACGCTTTTTTTTGGGGCGGGCTGCGTCCATTATGTTGTGTGACCGCTGTTTCTGTCGGTTATCTTGGCTATTGGTGGTCGCCGGTGCTGTTCCTTGTCCTGTTCAATGTTCCGGTTTTCTTCTTTCGCATTGTCGGCCCCTGGCTTGGCTATCAGCAGGGTGTTATGGTCGTCCAGTTGCTCCAGACCTGTCGTATTGCCGATGTGGCTCTGGTGCTGAAACGGATAACCATCGTCATTTTGGGAGCACTTATGGCTGTTTTGTGCCATAAAACCGGATTTGACTCTCTGGCTGGAGGATTTGTCGTTCCTGTCGCCTTATTGTGTGTGTTGACGTGTACGCTTCTTTTTAGAAAGGGCCTGCCCCTTTATCTTGTTCTTTTTTCACTGCTGGCCGGTGTCAGTGTGATTGACCATTTTTTTTTATAG
- a CDS encoding PTS sugar transporter subunit IIA → MKIVELLDPAAVEADIQSVSKNEVLAEMTDVLLRSSQQLNRDDVLSVLQEREKLGSTGIGEGVAIPHGKLKNIDQLILAFGRSRKGVDFDSMDGKPAHLFFLLLAPEESISVHLKTLARISKLLKDTDVRDQLLVAKSAEEIYEIIRVEETT, encoded by the coding sequence ATGAAAATTGTTGAACTTTTAGATCCTGCTGCGGTCGAAGCTGATATTCAGTCCGTGTCCAAAAATGAGGTTTTAGCTGAGATGACAGACGTTCTGTTGCGTTCTTCTCAGCAACTCAATCGCGATGATGTTCTGTCCGTGCTTCAGGAACGAGAAAAACTTGGAAGTACCGGTATTGGGGAAGGTGTTGCCATTCCTCATGGTAAACTTAAAAACATTGATCAGCTGATACTCGCATTTGGACGCAGCCGTAAAGGGGTTGATTTTGATTCTATGGACGGTAAGCCGGCGCACCTTTTCTTCCTGCTGCTGGCTCCGGAAGAATCGATCAGTGTCCACCTGAAAACACTGGCCCGAATCTCCAAATTGCTCAAGGATACGGATGTTCGTGATCAATTATTGGTCGCCAAAAGTGCCGAGGAGATTTACGAAATCATCCGTGTAGAAGAGACAACCTAA
- the ptsP gene encoding phosphoenolpyruvate--protein phosphotransferase, with amino-acid sequence MINSEKTRLTEHYHAVAASPGIAIGEVYLLDRQRITVVEYDISADQIPVEIDIFNSAVSKSRQQLREIQQQLSHHTQSEHFYIIDTQLMILDDEMLLNGTIRLIKEKQVNASAALKRVLKQFRETFDCIEDEYLRERGSDIELVGERILRNIRGKSQAKIQSLERKSIVVAHDLSPVDTLQMDKKQVIGFVTDLGGRTSHTAILARSLGLPAVVGLETMTSQVSTGTAIIIDGSHGDVILNPDAATLQYYLEKKRRYEFYQQDLQTFCELPACTADGVKVTLQANIELPDEAAIAMKNGATGIGLLRTEFMYMAGETPPSEEEQFLAYKSLVEKVQPSPVTIRTLDVGGDKFVQDLSLQDEANPAMGMRSIRLSLHEKYLFRIQLRAILRASAYGAVRLMFPMISGVSEVRACREILEDVQRELRREQIAYDEKIPVGIMVETPSAVFLADLLAREVDFFSVGTNDLIQYCLAVDRSNEHVAFMYEPCHPAILRALKLICDAAKQQGISASICGEMAAEPMYSLVLLAMGYTEMSMNSCGLSRVKKILRQWDTQDGRILLDRILSRSTAKEIAADLRETVLRYFPDDMQEWEI; translated from the coding sequence ATGATAAATTCGGAGAAGACTAGACTGACGGAACATTATCACGCGGTTGCTGCCTCACCGGGTATTGCGATAGGCGAGGTCTATCTTCTTGACCGTCAGCGAATTACTGTCGTCGAATACGATATTTCTGCTGATCAGATCCCTGTAGAGATTGATATCTTCAACAGTGCCGTCAGTAAATCCCGTCAGCAGCTTCGAGAAATTCAGCAGCAACTTTCCCATCATACCCAGTCCGAGCATTTCTATATTATCGATACCCAGTTGATGATTCTTGATGATGAAATGCTACTTAATGGAACAATAAGATTAATCAAGGAAAAACAGGTAAATGCATCAGCAGCCTTAAAGAGAGTTCTTAAACAATTCAGGGAAACCTTTGATTGTATTGAGGATGAATATCTGCGTGAACGCGGTTCTGATATCGAGTTGGTGGGCGAAAGGATTCTGCGCAATATCCGTGGCAAGAGTCAGGCTAAAATTCAGAGCCTTGAGCGAAAGTCGATTGTTGTCGCCCATGATCTTTCTCCTGTTGATACATTGCAGATGGATAAAAAACAGGTCATAGGATTCGTAACAGATCTTGGCGGAAGGACCTCTCATACGGCGATACTCGCACGCTCACTAGGTTTGCCTGCCGTGGTTGGTTTAGAAACGATGACCTCTCAGGTCTCCACTGGTACGGCGATTATTATTGATGGTAGCCATGGCGATGTGATCCTTAACCCTGATGCCGCAACTCTTCAGTACTACCTTGAGAAAAAAAGGCGCTACGAGTTTTACCAGCAAGATTTGCAAACCTTTTGTGAACTGCCCGCCTGTACTGCCGATGGCGTCAAGGTGACGTTGCAGGCCAATATAGAACTTCCGGATGAGGCGGCGATCGCCATGAAAAATGGCGCAACCGGGATCGGCCTGTTACGTACGGAATTTATGTACATGGCAGGAGAAACGCCTCCCTCGGAGGAAGAGCAGTTCCTGGCGTATAAATCTCTCGTAGAAAAAGTTCAGCCGTCTCCAGTAACAATTCGTACGCTTGATGTCGGAGGGGATAAATTCGTTCAGGATTTGAGCCTGCAGGATGAAGCCAACCCAGCCATGGGAATGCGCTCTATTCGCTTGTCTTTGCACGAAAAATACCTTTTTCGTATCCAGCTTCGTGCAATTTTGCGGGCGTCGGCTTATGGTGCCGTGCGTCTGATGTTTCCCATGATTTCAGGCGTCAGTGAAGTCCGTGCCTGCCGAGAGATTCTTGAGGATGTTCAGCGAGAACTGCGGCGCGAACAGATTGCCTATGATGAAAAAATACCTGTCGGGATCATGGTAGAGACGCCATCAGCTGTTTTTCTGGCAGATCTTTTAGCTCGAGAAGTCGATTTTTTTTCCGTTGGCACCAATGACCTGATTCAGTATTGTCTGGCCGTGGACCGCAGTAATGAGCATGTCGCATTTATGTATGAACCTTGTCATCCTGCCATACTTAGAGCACTGAAGCTGATCTGTGATGCGGCCAAACAGCAGGGGATTTCTGCCAGTATTTGTGGCGAAATGGCTGCTGAGCCTATGTATAGTCTGGTGCTGCTCGCCATGGGATATACCGAGATGTCGATGAACAGCTGTGGATTGTCCCGGGTGAAGAAAATTTTGCGACAATGGGATACGCAGGACGGTCGGATTCTTCTTGATCGTATCTTGTCGCGATCCACGGCCAAAGAAATTGCTGCGGACCTGCGAGAAACCGTGTTGCGTTATTTCCCGGATGATATGCAGGAATGGGAAATTTGA
- a CDS encoding PTS sugar transporter subunit IIB: MSIVLARVDNRLIHGQVLEAWVPYVQADCLIVVDDTVSQDPFRKQLMIAVVPGELTVEVCSHSEVEQLCHGHLVESRNVILLFATPQDALLAYQEGLHFASLNLGNMHACEGKRCISRTLFVDSHDQEYLNTLCEHGVVISAQCIPTDRALKWDCQYEELKG; encoded by the coding sequence ATGTCGATTGTGTTGGCACGTGTCGATAACCGTCTGATTCATGGTCAGGTTCTGGAAGCCTGGGTTCCTTATGTTCAGGCGGATTGTCTGATTGTTGTTGATGATACCGTCTCTCAGGATCCCTTTCGGAAACAACTGATGATTGCTGTAGTGCCGGGGGAACTCACTGTGGAAGTCTGTTCCCACTCTGAGGTTGAACAGTTGTGCCATGGCCATCTGGTCGAGTCACGTAACGTTATTCTGTTGTTTGCAACACCCCAGGATGCCTTGTTGGCTTATCAGGAAGGGTTGCATTTTGCCAGTTTGAATCTCGGTAATATGCATGCCTGTGAAGGGAAACGATGTATTTCTCGTACATTGTTTGTCGACAGCCATGATCAGGAATATCTCAATACCTTATGTGAACACGGTGTCGTGATCTCTGCTCAATGTATTCCTACAGATCGCGCCCTGAAATGGGATTGCCAATACGAGGAACTCAAGGGGTAA
- the hprK gene encoding HPr(Ser) kinase/phosphatase produces MAQLSVRELLEEQDTGLELEVLAGADGLHKCIESHRIQKPGLALAGHLSYLHPNRLQILGSTELSYLEKLAPETAAENVEQLCSLGFACLIITKGQVPPKVLLDKTEDHAIPLLRTQMKSSAFISLISKFLEERLLPSTSVHGVLVDVFGVGVLLMGKSGIGKSECALDLVLRGHRLVADDVVKVRTKLPAVLFGEGSDLLHYHMEIRGLGIINIKHLFGVAAIRERKKIDVAMELLEWNDEATYDRLGLDEQYYELLGIKVPLLRIPVCPGRNISTIIEVGARNQLLKEMGYNSAREFQDRLEKRMAEVAQLHSHVIIGDNLE; encoded by the coding sequence ATGGCGCAGTTGAGTGTTCGTGAGTTGCTGGAGGAACAAGACACCGGATTGGAACTCGAAGTGCTGGCTGGCGCCGATGGTCTTCACAAATGTATTGAGTCGCATCGCATTCAAAAGCCCGGTTTGGCTCTTGCCGGGCACCTGAGTTATCTTCATCCAAATCGACTGCAGATTCTTGGTTCAACCGAGCTGAGTTATCTTGAAAAACTTGCCCCGGAAACAGCTGCTGAAAATGTTGAACAGCTCTGTTCTCTGGGGTTTGCCTGTTTGATCATCACCAAAGGGCAGGTCCCACCGAAAGTTCTTCTGGACAAAACGGAAGACCATGCCATTCCGTTGTTGCGTACCCAGATGAAAAGTTCGGCATTTATTTCGCTGATCTCTAAATTTCTTGAAGAGCGTTTATTGCCTTCAACCTCAGTACATGGCGTTCTGGTCGATGTTTTTGGTGTTGGCGTTCTGTTGATGGGGAAAAGTGGCATTGGTAAAAGTGAATGTGCGCTTGACCTGGTTTTGCGTGGTCATCGTCTGGTCGCCGATGATGTTGTCAAAGTGCGTACTAAATTACCAGCCGTGCTGTTTGGAGAGGGAAGCGATCTGCTGCATTATCATATGGAGATCCGAGGGCTTGGGATTATCAATATCAAGCACTTGTTCGGTGTGGCCGCGATTCGGGAACGGAAAAAAATCGATGTGGCCATGGAACTTTTGGAATGGAACGATGAAGCCACTTATGACCGTTTGGGTCTCGATGAACAGTATTATGAGTTGTTGGGGATTAAAGTCCCTTTGTTGCGGATACCTGTTTGTCCGGGACGAAATATCTCTACCATCATAGAAGTCGGTGCCCGGAATCAGCTGCTTAAAGAAATGGGTTATAATTCCGCCCGCGAGTTTCAGGATCGCCTCGAAAAGCGCATGGCCGAAGTGGCCCAGCTGCATTCTCATGTCATTATCGGCGACAATCTGGAGTAA
- the metK gene encoding methionine adenosyltransferase yields MTDFMFTSESVSEGHPDKMADQISDAILDAILAQDPRARVACETLVTTGMAMLAGEITTHARIDYADIVRQTIREIGYVGCDIGFDADTCAVMTSLDRQSPDISQGVTEGEGLHKEQGAGDQGLMFGFACNDTPQLMPMPIVFAHNLTQRLASVRKEKVLDFLRPDSKSQVSIEYVDDKPTRIDAVVISTQHHPDVTLARIEEAVMEEVVKKVLPADLLDVKTKYYINPTGRFVVGGPMGDCGLTGRKIIVDTYGGQGSHGGGAFSGKDPSKVDRSASYMARYVAKNVVAAGLAEKCEVQIAYAIGVAEPVSVMINAFGTGVIASDQIARIVREEFDLRPAGIIETLDLLRPIYRPTAAYGHFGRELPNFTWEKTDRIDSLRSRAGL; encoded by the coding sequence ATGACAGACTTTATGTTTACTTCGGAATCCGTCAGCGAAGGTCATCCTGATAAAATGGCCGATCAAATTTCGGATGCCATTCTCGATGCCATTCTGGCTCAAGACCCCCGTGCCCGTGTCGCGTGTGAGACATTGGTGACCACGGGAATGGCCATGCTGGCTGGTGAAATTACCACTCATGCCCGTATTGATTATGCGGATATCGTCCGTCAGACCATTCGTGAAATTGGTTATGTCGGCTGTGATATCGGTTTTGATGCCGATACCTGTGCCGTGATGACGTCGCTGGATCGTCAGTCACCGGATATCTCCCAAGGGGTTACGGAAGGTGAAGGCCTGCATAAAGAGCAGGGTGCCGGTGATCAAGGCCTGATGTTTGGCTTTGCCTGCAACGATACGCCGCAACTGATGCCGATGCCGATTGTCTTTGCACATAACCTGACTCAACGTCTGGCGAGTGTTCGTAAGGAAAAGGTGCTGGACTTCCTGCGTCCTGACAGCAAATCCCAGGTTTCGATTGAGTATGTTGATGATAAACCGACTCGTATCGATGCCGTGGTTATTTCAACCCAACATCATCCCGATGTCACATTGGCCCGAATTGAAGAAGCGGTAATGGAGGAAGTTGTTAAAAAGGTCCTCCCGGCTGATCTCCTCGATGTCAAAACAAAGTATTATATTAATCCGACCGGTCGTTTTGTCGTGGGTGGCCCCATGGGAGACTGCGGCTTGACTGGTCGCAAAATTATTGTTGATACTTATGGTGGCCAGGGTTCTCATGGCGGTGGCGCATTCTCCGGTAAGGATCCCTCCAAAGTAGACCGCAGCGCTTCTTACATGGCACGTTATGTTGCCAAGAATGTTGTTGCTGCCGGCTTAGCCGAAAAATGTGAGGTTCAGATTGCTTACGCGATTGGTGTTGCTGAGCCGGTCAGCGTGATGATCAATGCATTTGGTACTGGTGTGATTGCTTCCGACCAGATTGCCCGCATCGTCCGGGAGGAGTTTGATCTTCGCCCAGCTGGGATCATTGAGACGCTCGACCTGCTGCGTCCTATTTATCGTCCCACTGCCGCTTATGGTCACTTCGGCCGTGAATTGCCCAATTTCACCTGGGAAAAAACCGACCGTATTGACTCACTGCGCAGCCGCGCCGGCCTCTAA
- a CDS encoding HPr family phosphocarrier protein has translation MQVKKTIEITNRLGLHARAAAQFVQVAGQYASEVFVDKDGFEVNGKSIMGILMLAAPKGTMIEIRAEGDDAEEAMAGLEKLIHDKFGED, from the coding sequence ATGCAAGTAAAAAAAACCATAGAAATTACCAATCGTCTGGGACTCCATGCTCGGGCTGCAGCTCAATTTGTTCAAGTTGCCGGTCAATATGCTTCTGAAGTGTTTGTCGATAAAGATGGTTTTGAAGTAAATGGGAAAAGCATTATGGGAATTCTGATGCTGGCTGCACCCAAGGGAACGATGATTGAAATCCGAGCCGAAGGCGATGATGCTGAAGAAGCCATGGCTGGTCTGGAGAAATTGATTCATGATAAATTCGGAGAAGACTAG
- a CDS encoding PTS sugar transporter subunit IIC, with amino-acid sequence MIVAWIGVIGIVLLCGLDRTAAGQFQLNRPIVCSSLSGWCLGVFPLAFQLGLMMELLWLMRIPVGAAVAPDDTSSTLGGVVLLFLFTSGNSSEDLVMLVAVAVIAVATAEIGKVLDIRTRHANERRFQNAVSHLSDHHWRVLGQNHLSCAVAFAVTTLAAVAMVVGVGYVLLKLVLPWLTPLSADNSFLLTLVFPLVGIAAMMAVLQVRKTLPLFLGGFLITYGFLQLMDL; translated from the coding sequence TTGATTGTTGCTTGGATTGGTGTTATCGGGATCGTTCTTTTATGCGGTTTGGACCGCACAGCTGCCGGTCAGTTTCAATTAAATCGACCCATTGTCTGCTCTTCACTGTCGGGGTGGTGTCTCGGCGTCTTCCCGCTGGCTTTTCAGTTGGGCTTGATGATGGAGTTGCTCTGGCTGATGCGTATCCCTGTCGGGGCAGCCGTCGCTCCAGATGATACCTCATCAACGCTCGGTGGTGTGGTCTTGCTCTTTCTGTTTACCAGTGGCAACTCCTCTGAAGATCTTGTGATGCTGGTCGCTGTTGCCGTGATCGCCGTGGCGACAGCGGAAATTGGCAAGGTCCTTGATATCCGAACCCGTCATGCCAACGAAAGGCGTTTTCAAAACGCTGTCAGTCATCTTTCTGATCATCATTGGCGCGTTTTGGGGCAAAACCACTTGTCTTGCGCAGTGGCTTTCGCTGTCACGACTCTTGCAGCGGTTGCGATGGTGGTTGGGGTGGGCTATGTGCTGTTAAAACTTGTGTTACCCTGGCTGACTCCTCTTTCTGCCGATAATTCGTTTCTTTTGACCCTTGTTTTTCCACTTGTCGGTATTGCCGCGATGATGGCCGTACTTCAAGTTCGCAAAACTCTTCCATTGTTTCTTGGCGGGTTTCTGATCACCTATGGTTTTCTGCAGTTGATGGATCTATAA
- a CDS encoding PTS sugar transporter subunit IIA, whose amino-acid sequence MIGLVIATHAGLAAHLLDAAQGIVGPVNCVRTMCMDHQCDPEHLFRQMRQMIDEVGLDGDGVLIMTDMFGGTPANIAARFLSQSNIEVISGVNLPMLLKFSSSRQDMRLSELTVFLRDYARKSVVVSREILGGPS is encoded by the coding sequence ATGATTGGATTGGTCATTGCAACACATGCCGGACTTGCTGCGCATTTATTGGACGCCGCGCAAGGTATTGTAGGGCCGGTCAACTGTGTTCGCACGATGTGCATGGATCACCAATGTGATCCGGAACACCTGTTCAGGCAGATGCGACAGATGATTGATGAAGTTGGTCTGGATGGTGATGGTGTCTTGATTATGACAGATATGTTTGGCGGAACTCCGGCAAACATTGCTGCCCGATTTTTGTCTCAAAGCAATATCGAAGTGATTAGTGGTGTGAATTTGCCCATGCTGCTGAAATTTTCCAGCAGCCGACAGGATATGAGATTGTCAGAGTTGACTGTGTTCTTGCGGGATTATGCGCGTAAAAGCGTCGTCGTTTCCCGGGAAATTCTTGGGGGACCCTCCTGA
- the rapZ gene encoding RNase adapter RapZ gives MRFIIVTGLSGSGKSTAAKVLEDEGFYVIDNFPLTLLPTFLEQGGGDIVDSVGVAIVMDVRNPHFVTGYEPVLDAVSKAGHEAEIFFFDAADDELIRRFSTTRRRHPLSNYSTVSGAIAQERSLLQPLRNIASVVFDSTLLSVHQLKAAVLRTLHGSPDAGVPMSVRMQSFGFRYGVPLDSDLVIDVRFLPNPHYVESLRPLTGCDKPVRDFVLEQPECCEFLQRTQSWLDFLIPRYRQEGKRYLTISIGCTGGHHRSVAIVEALRDCLKESQDVTITHRDLTKEEG, from the coding sequence GTGCGGTTTATTATTGTCACCGGCCTGTCCGGTTCTGGTAAGTCAACAGCTGCAAAAGTCCTTGAAGATGAAGGGTTCTATGTCATTGATAATTTCCCTTTGACTCTGCTGCCGACTTTTCTTGAGCAGGGTGGGGGAGATATTGTTGATTCCGTCGGGGTGGCCATTGTTATGGATGTGCGTAATCCCCACTTTGTGACAGGATATGAGCCAGTTCTTGATGCTGTGAGTAAAGCCGGTCATGAGGCTGAGATCTTCTTTTTTGATGCCGCTGACGACGAATTGATTCGCCGTTTTTCAACGACTCGCCGTCGTCATCCATTGTCAAATTACAGCACGGTTTCTGGAGCTATTGCCCAAGAACGCAGTTTGTTGCAACCACTGCGAAACATTGCTTCGGTGGTGTTTGATTCAACGTTATTGTCTGTCCATCAGTTGAAAGCTGCAGTTTTAAGGACATTACATGGGTCTCCAGATGCCGGAGTGCCGATGAGTGTTCGAATGCAGTCCTTCGGCTTCCGTTATGGCGTCCCACTGGATTCAGATTTGGTGATCGACGTCCGCTTTCTTCCCAATCCACATTATGTTGAGTCGTTACGGCCACTAACCGGCTGTGATAAGCCCGTTCGGGATTTTGTCCTTGAACAGCCTGAGTGTTGTGAGTTTTTGCAGAGAACTCAGTCCTGGCTTGATTTCCTGATCCCTCGCTACCGTCAGGAAGGCAAGCGCTATTTGACGATCTCCATCGGCTGTACTGGCGGGCATCATCGCAGTGTGGCCATTGTTGAAGCATTACGGGATTGTCTCAAAGAATCACAAGATGTTACCATCACTCATCGTGACCTGACAAAGGAGGAGGGATGA
- the rpoN gene encoding RNA polymerase factor sigma-54: protein MALELRQQLKLSQQLVMTPQLQQAIKLLQLSRVELEEVVNQELEENPVLEEVSEVDENRKIEAEAVSADEGVPQANPEKTQEVVEADGLAQIDDWQTYLQGFSQGGSMAESFDDEDHPSYENLLTPKTTLSDHLMWQLSLSSIDGHDKIIAAAIIGNIDDAGYLRTPLEEICDQTRSTLDQVEDVLYRVQGFDPAGVAARDLPECLQLQLAYLGLKGTLSERIITDYAKELEERRYQVIAKQCRVSVDDVLEAARFLSSLDPRPGSQYSESDIHYITPDIFVYKVGDEYVVSLNDDGLANLKISSYYSNALSGKEIDSETSEYIQEKMRGALWLIKSIHQRQRTIFRVTKSIVKFQREFFDHGISYLKPLVLRDVAEDIEMHESTISRVTTNKYVQTPQGLFELKFFFNSGIGTTGGDAVASESVKNRIKEIISGEDEKKPYSDQKIVNMLKEDGIDIARRTVTKYREMLGIGSSTARKRLF, encoded by the coding sequence ATGGCCCTTGAGTTACGTCAACAATTAAAACTCAGTCAACAGCTGGTAATGACACCTCAGCTGCAGCAGGCAATTAAATTGTTGCAGCTGTCCCGTGTTGAGCTGGAAGAGGTGGTCAATCAGGAACTAGAAGAAAATCCTGTTCTCGAAGAAGTCTCAGAAGTTGATGAAAACCGCAAAATCGAAGCGGAAGCCGTTTCTGCCGATGAAGGTGTTCCTCAAGCGAATCCGGAGAAAACACAGGAAGTTGTTGAAGCTGATGGGCTGGCTCAGATTGATGACTGGCAGACCTATCTGCAGGGGTTTTCTCAGGGCGGCAGTATGGCCGAATCGTTTGACGACGAAGACCATCCCTCCTATGAAAATTTACTGACGCCAAAAACAACCTTATCCGATCACCTGATGTGGCAGTTGAGCTTGTCCAGTATTGATGGACATGACAAAATTATTGCCGCAGCCATTATCGGTAATATTGACGATGCCGGTTACTTACGGACACCTTTGGAAGAGATCTGTGATCAGACAAGGTCCACATTGGATCAGGTTGAGGATGTCCTTTATCGAGTGCAAGGTTTTGACCCTGCAGGTGTTGCCGCACGTGATCTTCCGGAATGCCTCCAGTTGCAATTGGCCTATCTGGGCTTAAAGGGGACACTGTCTGAACGGATCATTACTGATTACGCCAAGGAGTTGGAAGAACGACGTTATCAGGTGATTGCCAAGCAATGTCGAGTCAGTGTCGATGACGTCCTGGAGGCCGCCCGTTTTTTGTCCAGCCTTGATCCCCGCCCCGGAAGTCAGTACAGCGAATCGGATATCCATTATATTACGCCGGACATTTTCGTCTATAAAGTGGGCGACGAATATGTTGTTTCACTGAATGATGACGGTTTGGCCAATCTTAAAATCAGCTCCTACTACTCAAATGCTTTGTCCGGTAAAGAGATCGACAGCGAAACCAGTGAGTATATTCAGGAAAAAATGCGTGGCGCTCTCTGGTTGATCAAAAGCATCCATCAGCGGCAGCGGACAATCTTCCGGGTAACGAAAAGTATTGTTAAATTTCAACGGGAATTTTTCGATCATGGCATCAGCTACCTGAAGCCATTGGTTCTGCGTGATGTCGCTGAAGATATCGAAATGCATGAGTCAACCATCAGCCGGGTAACAACCAACAAATATGTGCAGACCCCCCAAGGTCTCTTTGAACTCAAGTTCTTTTTCAACAGTGGTATTGGTACCACCGGGGGAGATGCTGTCGCTTCAGAAAGCGTTAAAAATCGGATTAAAGAAATAATTTCCGGAGAAGATGAGAAAAAGCCGTATTCTGATCAAAAGATTGTTAATATGTTAAAAGAGGATGGCATTGATATCGCCCGGCGAACCGTTACCAAGTACCGGGAAATGTTGGGAATCGGCTCCTCAACAGCGCGTAAGCGCCTATTTTAA